In Oryza sativa Japonica Group chromosome 1, ASM3414082v1, the genomic stretch AGACCAACGAAGTCTCCATCGAATGCTTCACCGGAgacgctgccaccgccgccaccactgtcGCCGGCAACCACAAGACCTTGTACATCAAGGCTTCCATCAGCTGCGACGACCGGCCGGACCTCATCGCCGGGATCACCCACGCATTCCATGGCCTGAGGCTGAGGACGGTCAGAGCAGAGATGACATCACTGGGAGGAAGGGTGCAGCATGTGTTCATATTGTGCAGGGAGGAAGGCATTGCAGGTGGTGTGAGCCTCAAGTCTCTGAAGGAGGCTGTCAGGCAGGCACTAGCCAAGGTTGCCTCTCCTGAATTGGTATATGGCAGCAGTCACTTTCAGAGCAAGAGGCAGAGGATCCTGGAGTCACATTGCTCAATTATGTCCATATAGATTTGTTCCTCTTCTGGggattttgattttatttttctactaGCTGAGAATATGTATGAAATAAGAGAGAGAATCTTCTTCTTCTGAGAGCTATATAGGCCTGAGAATTGTGTGCCTGAAATTGCTGTGAAAGAATTGATGTCTGAACTGTTGCTAGTGCTAGTGGTTGCAATCAACTGACAAGATCATATGGCACAGGGTTTGCATTGTGTATGACTGTGTGTACAGAAATATTCTTCTGGGAAGTCACATGATAAGCTTGACAATTCAGCTTGCGTGTTTGCGTAGAACGACTGACAACGTAACACCTT encodes the following:
- the LOC4324065 gene encoding putative transcription factor bHLH107, which encodes MAECQPLQLQEGKKLQELQPYDGCNPSVYRGPILLPRQANSAPPAVPPEMSSSSGSGRSATEARALKIHSEAERRRRERINAHLTTLRRMIPDTKQMDKATLLARVVDQVKDLKRKASEITQRTPLPPETNEVSIECFTGDAATAATTVAGNHKTLYIKASISCDDRPDLIAGITHAFHGLRLRTVRAEMTSLGGRVQHVFILCREEGIAGGVSLKSLKEAVRQALAKVASPELVYGSSHFQSKRQRILESHCSIMSI